From one Coffea eugenioides isolate CCC68of chromosome 11, Ceug_1.0, whole genome shotgun sequence genomic stretch:
- the LOC113752532 gene encoding putative fasciclin-like arabinogalactan protein 20, whose product MASFVVFLSLFTLFSLFSLTQLQSPAPSTSPPPPPPPQSLLNAAETLSNSGYNAMSLTLNLLLDQPHSISFPSSLTIFTPPDSAFAAAGQPSLSLLLLHFSPLSLSLQSLSSLPFSSPIPTLSRTHASIFITTSSENPTKISINNVEISGSPVYDDGSVVVFAVDNFFEPNFTLPAPQSVINPNPECVEFSPFSRYEEASGVLQSRGYSIFATFLDLQLMGFVNSHKIPSVNGMKLTVFAPLDEALIGDTGNFLQYSSIFLRHLLPCKLNWNELNGIANETVFRNYVEELSMKIEKSGDRVMINGVEIAAPGLYENEGIAIHGVREIIPVLDSTDEDAAETTFMKLEKKKVDGNCPAPDRGEF is encoded by the coding sequence ATGGCTTCCTTTGTtgttttcctctctctcttcactctcTTCTCCCTTTTCTCCCTCACCCAACTCCAATCCCCGGCGCCATCAACCTCCCCACCACCGCCGCCGCCGCCACAGTCCCTTTTGAATGCAGCCGAGACCCTTTCCAATTCGGGCTACAATGCCATGTCCCTCACCCTGAATCTCCTCCTTGATCAACCCCATTCCATCAGCTTCCCATCTTCTCTCACCATTTTCACTCCCCCGGATTCAGCGTTTGCCGCTGCCGGCCAGCCTTCACTTTCCCTGCTCCTCCTCCATTTCTCGCCACTTTCTCTTTCCCTCCAATCACTAAGTTCTCTGCCCTTTTCTTCACCCATCCCAACCCTGTCAAGAACCCATGCTTCCATCTTCATCACCACCTCATCTGAAAACCCCACCAAAATTTCCATCAACAACGTTGAGATTTCCGGCTCACCCGTCTATGATGATGGCTCTGTTGTGGTTTTTGCAGTGGACAATTTCTTTGAGCCTAATTTCACTCTTCCCGCTCCTCAGTCGGTCATAAACCCCAACCCAGAATGCGTGGAATTCAGTCCTTTTTCACGGTATGAGGAGGCATCAGGGGTCCTACAATCACGGGGTTATTCAATTTTTGCCACTTTTCTGGACTTGCAATTGATGGGGTTCGTGAATTCCCATAAAATCCCTTCTGTGAATGGGATGAAACTGACAGTTTTTGCCCCCCTGGATGAGGCTTTGATTGGGGATACTGGGAATTTTCTCCAGTATTCTTCCATATTCTTGAGGCATCTGTTGCCATGTAAGCTTAACTGGAACGAGCTCAATGGAATTGCAAATGAGACTGTTTTCAGAAACTATGTTGAGGAGCTTAGCATGAAAATCGAAAAGTCTGGTGATCGAGTAATGATTAATGGTGTTGAGATTGCTGCTCCAGGATTATACGAGAATGAAGGGATTGCAATTCATGGGGTGAGGGAGATAATACCAGTACTGGATAGTACAGATGAGGATGCTGCAGAGACAACTTTCATGAAACTTGAGAAGAAAAAAGTTGACGGAAATTGTCCTGCCCCTGATCGTGGTGAATTCTGA
- the LOC113752531 gene encoding uncharacterized protein LOC113752531 has translation MVEDYAIGCRFRPSEEELLYLLRDKVTNPRFQYDQVKEKKLYGEGASPWNVFSDDDLQRELFDDNGSNGNKRMVYVFTELNKLSAKKAARTAGSGTWDGEAKITTVQDMITGELFGKRKMLSYVLHSVLHSGSEVKKGRWIMHEYAFAGACLNGIGSSIHNTD, from the coding sequence ATGGTGGAAGACTACGCAATAGGTTGCCGTTTCAGGCCCTCAGAGGAAGAACTACTTTACCTCCTCCGTGACAAAGTTACCAACCCGCGGTTCCAATATGATCAGGTCAAAGAAAAGAAGCTCTACGGGGAAGGTGCCTCACCGTGGAATGTTTTCAGCGATGATGATCTTCAGCGGGAACTTTTTGATGATAATGGAAGCAATGGTAACAAAAGAATGGTCTACGTGTTTACTGAGTTAAACAAATTGAGTGCCAAGAAGGCCGCGAGAACGGCTGGTTCCGGGACATGGGATGGAGAAGCTAAGATTACTACAGTTCAGGACATGATCACTGGTGAGCTATTTGGGAAAAGGAAGATGTTAAGCTATGTTCTCCATTCGGTTCTCCATTCGGGTTCAGAGGTAAAGAAGGGTAGATGGATAATGCATGAGTATGCTTTTGCTGGTGCTTGCTTGAATGGGATAGGTAGTAGCATCCACAATACTGATTAA